The nucleotide window AGTTTTGGCTTCGATCTTGGTACTTGCGCTTGATAATTATTGGAAGTATTGTTGCACATAAGTATATTTAATTCAGACTtttacagatttatttcattcactcaatctaattaaatttaGACCTTTCATCTCGCTCTTCGTTATCTGTTTGTCGCACGAGCGAGATGAAAGGTCtagctaattttaattagattgttcatTCACTGACATAACTTATTATTAagcaggggtggatccaggaattgaagTTTGAGGCGGGGTAATATTATAAGACCGGGGATATGGGGTCCGCCTTAAGGCTCCAAGTGGGTCCAGGGATTTGCCCTGGACGGGGTCCAGCTCCCGGAAGTTCCAggattttatagattttatagggcttgaaatatgtctcctaagcagtcattttttatgattttctgtcatttttaatgagttgtaattaatgaaatgacacaaattttaagtttttaaaattaagttctcccaataaaagtaacaataaatcaaaaggtctTGTCATTTATTTGTTTCAAAGTAGAATTTTGCAGTGTTTGAGTTTAGtaattttctaaacaagagaccatgaTTTATAAATCCACCACTGTTACATGTAAGTACTGATTATGCAAATACACTCTagacagaaattacatgtaattaatcaAAGGTATACCTAATATCTaataatgtatataaatatataaccCTATGGGGGATTAGATGTGGCGACATCCAACACAGGGTTATTATGTTGTCAATATCGCCGATACTAGCAATATAGGAAAGAGAGAGTTTATTGATCACTTTATAGAGGTAcatatacgtacatgtagttACTGTTTGTTACGTAGTTACTGTTTGTTACGTAGTTACTGATTGTTACGTAGTTACTGTTTGTTACGTAGTTACTGTTTGTTACGTAGTTACTGTTTGTTACGTAGCTACTGTTTGTTACGTAGTTACTAATTGTTACGTAGTTACTGTTTGTTACGTAGTTACTGTTTGTTACGTAGTTACTGTTTGTTACGTAGTTACTGTTTGTTACGTAGTTACTGTTTGTTAAGTAGTTACTATTTGTTACGTAGTTACTGTTTGTTACGTAGTTACTATTTGTTACGTAGTTACTATTTGTTACGTAGTTACTGTTTGTTACGTAGCTACTGATTGTTACGTAGTTACTGTTTGTTACGTAGTTACTGTTTGTTACATtgttactgtttgttatatcaACCCTTCTAAGGTGACAGATGTTATAGAATTTTCGTCCATATAGccagaccccccacccccaccccctaacCTCTTTCTCTAGAGTAGGAGTCTACCGTactaaaactaaataaatactCCCGACATTTTTGCtatcaaaaaagaaattattatgtacagtgcaaTGAACTTCCATTACAGATAAGGTGGCCCTACGACTTTTGCCTCTAGCGAATGAGTACGGAATGGTTCCACTCAAAGAAAAGTGTGAGAAAGTACTAGTCGGAAGTCTTCGGAAGTCTCCGACAACTCCGAAGGCTTCTAAAGGACCTCCAACTTATAAACATCGTAAGGACAACGCCCCCGAAATTCTTCTAAAATGCATCAAGTCCGCGGACGCCGGTTCATCCAGACCACTCCTGGAAGAATGTGTTCGAATTTTCTCTAATCCTGAGATTCCGCTCAAAGATCTTAAAGCCAGCACGGAAATATCCGACCAAGTCAAAGCTCGTATTTACGAAAACCGAATGGAAAACTCGTCAAGCAAAATGTCCAAATTAGCCAATGAACTAGAGAAAGAAAGACACGAGAAGGAAAAATTGCGGTCACAGCTGAATGAGCGCTACGCGACGAACACCAAAAGCCGCATGAGTCGCTTAACCAGGTTTGGTTCAGATCCATCTCTGGACAAACCTAGCAACCAGATTATGAACCAGATCCCACCGGCGCACCATCACTCACATCGCCCTAGCAACACCAACGGTCAAGGACGGGATAGATTCACAACAAGGTTAAATGCCAAATAGACAGAAAAATACCCTTCTTTCAAATCAGCCGAGGTGATTCTAATCAAGACTGATCCaaacatataaacaaaaatGTCGTAAAGTATATTGTATTTTGATTTGAGAATGAactttatttacataattatagtcCACAAGTTTGAATTTGCCAGTAAACAGCTAGTTTAAATTCTAGTTATGTGTTTTCAAGTGTTGTGTAATAAAACAGTTCGTCAACATCCTTACGTGAGTTGAGGCCTTTAAGGGACAGTTGGAAGAGTTAAACAGTATATCATTTCAATCATTGATTGTGAATGGTATTTCGTTATGCTCCAGCACACCGATTGGAATTCAATATTCTGTATAAATGTTATACACACGAGACAAAATGACTAACATATCAGCACAactttccattttttaaatctttttttcaagTGCATAATTGATTTTGTGAacattttttttgaaattttgcaTTTTACGTGCACTTGTATGGATGATTGAAAGAAAATGACTGTGATTTATCAATGTAGAAAGAGTACACTCAAAGTGCCTTACAAATGGCCAGTGTACCAAACTTGCTTGTACGTCTATTCTTAACTTACACACCCTGATATTTCCCGATGAAGACGTAAAAGACAGGAAGTAACGGGGTATTGATATGTCCGTTATTTCCCGATGAAGACTTTATACACAGGAAGTAACGGGGTATTTCTTTTTCCATTATTTCCCGATGAAGACTTTATAGACAGGAAGTAACGGGGTATTTCTGTGTCCGTTATTTCCCGATGAAGACTTTTAAAGTTATAGACAGGAAGTAACGGGGCATTTCTGTGTCCGTTATTTTTGACGAAGCGTTCCTCCTCATTGATTCCAACTTGTATATGGCAAAGATTTCATGAACTTCGaatgaaaatatgtaatatttactTTACTAATGTTTGTGCCTTTGGtacatgcacatttacaaaatgtaataatggccatttcctcatgaatgcgttgcacctacaaacaatgcgcgtatgaatatataaatgtacgtctatttcaacggctgggatttccgacaaaaatgaaagtagaatgtaagtaaatttcaatttgaaagtaCAATGGGATCTGAACTGTCACGCTTCACGTCGGCGTGAATTGCTGCAGTCCATagcctcatgtattttcaaaatgcagTGCATTTCTTAAAAGTATCTAGTCTGGATCATCCCGACGTTTGGGAGTCGACGTATACAGAAACGTCGGGATGATCCAGactaaaatgtatataatttccTAACTCGTGCATCAGCAGTTATACCAGGTGAATGTCGTATACACAGCATTTA belongs to Ostrea edulis chromosome 7, xbOstEdul1.1, whole genome shotgun sequence and includes:
- the LOC125657222 gene encoding uncharacterized protein LOC125657222 — encoded protein: MSGTPLMPVQLPQPPADTTKSSGVYHSHAKNQKEVSLPFLKEDSYTDTILLVEGKKLYINKCILGYASPHFQKLLDNANKAAVADKKTKAEVKVSDKTYSDFVELLTYLHPATSTDITDKVALRLLPLANEYGMVPLKEKCEKVLVGSLRKSPTTPKASKGPPTYKHRKDNAPEILLKCIKSADAGSSRPLLEECVRIFSNPEIPLKDLKASTEISDQVKARIYENRMENSSSKMSKLANELEKERHEKEKLRSQLNERYATNTKSRMSRLTRFGSDPSLDKPSNQIMNQIPPAHHHSHRPSNTNGQGRDRFTTRLNAK